In one Pseudomonas purpurea genomic region, the following are encoded:
- the mqo gene encoding malate dehydrogenase (quinone), with amino-acid sequence MLKKVNTGLLGLAMSMVLMPLHAAETKKVDVLLIGGGIMSSTLGVWLNELEPGLSMEMVERLDGVAEESSNGWNNAGTGHSALAELNYTPEDKNGKVEIPKAVEINEAFQISRQFWAWQVKNDVLKNPHSFINSTPHMSFVWGDDNIKFLKKRYEALQASPLFAGMQYSEDPVQIKKWVPLMMEGRDPNQKIAATWSPIGTDVNFGEITRQFAGYLQTKPNFSLKLSSEVEDITRNEDGTWRVSYKNLKDGTETQTDAKFVFIGAGGGALHLLQKSGIPEAQEYAGFPVGGSFLVTENPTIAEQHMAKAYGKASVGAPPMSVPHLDTRVLDGKRVILFGPFATFSTKFLKEGSYFDLLTSTTTHNFWPMTKVGIEQYPLVEYLAGQLMLSDEDRMNALKEYFPNAKAEDWRLWQAGQRVQIIKRDEEKGGVLKLGTEIVASQDGSIAGLLGASPGASTAAPIMLSVLEKVFKDKVATPAWQEKLRQIVPSYGTKLNDSPERVYQEWAYTSKVLQLDPPPVINQAAPAQAPAPAQAKPQESNPAADMAL; translated from the coding sequence ATGTTGAAAAAAGTGAACACAGGGCTGTTGGGCCTGGCCATGTCGATGGTACTCATGCCCTTGCATGCAGCTGAGACGAAGAAAGTGGATGTCCTGCTCATCGGCGGGGGCATCATGAGTTCGACCCTGGGTGTCTGGCTCAATGAGCTTGAACCTGGCCTGTCGATGGAAATGGTCGAGCGTCTTGACGGCGTTGCCGAGGAAAGCTCGAACGGCTGGAACAACGCCGGTACCGGTCACTCTGCCCTGGCGGAGTTGAACTACACGCCAGAAGACAAGAATGGCAAGGTCGAGATCCCCAAGGCCGTTGAAATCAACGAGGCTTTCCAGATCTCGCGTCAATTCTGGGCCTGGCAGGTCAAGAACGATGTCCTGAAGAACCCTCACTCCTTCATCAACTCCACACCGCACATGAGCTTCGTGTGGGGCGATGACAACATCAAGTTCTTGAAAAAGCGCTACGAAGCGCTGCAAGCGAGCCCGTTGTTCGCAGGCATGCAGTACTCGGAAGACCCGGTACAGATCAAGAAATGGGTTCCATTGATGATGGAAGGCCGTGATCCGAACCAGAAGATTGCCGCCACCTGGTCGCCGATCGGTACGGACGTGAACTTCGGCGAAATCACCCGCCAGTTCGCCGGTTACCTGCAAACCAAGCCGAACTTCTCCCTGAAGCTTTCGAGCGAAGTGGAAGACATCACGCGCAATGAAGATGGCACCTGGCGTGTGTCTTACAAGAACCTGAAAGACGGTACTGAAACCCAGACCGACGCCAAGTTCGTGTTCATCGGCGCGGGCGGCGGTGCACTGCACCTGCTGCAAAAGTCGGGCATTCCTGAAGCTCAGGAATATGCAGGCTTCCCGGTTGGCGGCTCGTTCCTGGTGACCGAGAACCCGACGATTGCCGAACAGCATATGGCCAAGGCCTATGGCAAGGCGTCGGTTGGCGCACCGCCGATGTCGGTTCCCCACCTGGACACCCGCGTACTCGATGGCAAGCGCGTTATCCTGTTTGGCCCATTCGCGACCTTCTCCACGAAGTTCCTGAAAGAAGGCTCTTACTTCGATCTGCTGACCAGCACCACCACGCACAACTTCTGGCCTATGACCAAGGTGGGCATCGAGCAGTACCCACTGGTTGAATACCTCGCCGGTCAGCTGATGCTGTCGGATGAAGACCGTATGAATGCCCTGAAGGAATACTTCCCGAACGCCAAGGCTGAAGACTGGCGTCTGTGGCAGGCCGGCCAGCGCGTACAGATCATCAAGCGTGACGAAGAGAAGGGCGGCGTCCTGAAACTCGGCACCGAGATCGTTGCTTCCCAGGACGGCAGCATTGCCGGTCTGTTGGGCGCATCGCCTGGCGCTTCTACTGCTGCGCCGATCATGCTGAGCGTGCTTGAGAAGGTATTCAAGGACAAGGTCGCCACCCCGGCCTGGCAGGAAAAGCTGCGCCAGATCGTTCCGAGCTACGGCACCAAGCTCAACGACAGTCCTGAGCGTGTTTACCAGGAGTGGGCATACACCAGCAAGGTTCTGCAACTTGATCCGCCACCTGTGATTAACCAGGCAGCCCCTGCGCAAGCCCCGGCTCCGGCTCAAGCGAAACCGCAAGAGAGCAATCCAGCCGCCGATATGGCGCTGTAA
- a CDS encoding LysR family transcriptional regulator — MFSSERLKGIDVFVCVADSGSFKAAAERMNLTGSAISKGIARLESRLQTRLFHRTTRRLSLTDAGIAFYRTCTGVLADLEEAELSLHAENVEPRGRIRIDLPGAFGRSQALPVILRFVQDHALLLPHISFSDRFIDPIEEGVDIVVRIGGSDVWPAALGHRYLGSEWHIFCASPAYLNKHGTPMTDRDLEHHQCITYGWADGTVSPWSFSGTHPGETERRIVPARFVVGDGEGLVIAVLAGCGIAQLPSWLIKRQLEEGTLVEVLPHLATDGLAINLVWLKSRQALPKVSALLEVLAASLAPSGGKPSSPVNS, encoded by the coding sequence ATGTTTTCCTCCGAGCGATTAAAAGGCATTGATGTATTTGTCTGCGTCGCGGACTCCGGCAGTTTCAAGGCTGCTGCCGAGCGGATGAATCTGACGGGGTCGGCAATCAGCAAAGGCATTGCTCGACTGGAGAGCAGGCTGCAGACGCGCTTGTTTCATCGTACGACAAGACGCTTGTCACTGACGGATGCGGGGATTGCGTTCTATCGCACCTGCACAGGCGTGCTGGCCGACCTCGAAGAGGCTGAGCTGTCGCTACATGCCGAAAACGTCGAGCCTCGTGGAAGAATTCGAATTGACCTTCCAGGTGCCTTCGGCCGCTCGCAGGCCCTTCCGGTCATTCTGCGGTTTGTCCAGGACCACGCTCTGTTGCTGCCGCACATTTCGTTTTCCGACCGTTTCATCGACCCGATCGAGGAAGGTGTCGACATCGTCGTGCGCATCGGTGGTTCGGACGTTTGGCCCGCCGCATTGGGTCATCGCTACCTGGGCAGTGAGTGGCATATCTTCTGTGCGTCGCCGGCGTATTTGAACAAGCATGGCACGCCTATGACCGATCGCGACCTGGAACATCACCAGTGCATCACCTACGGCTGGGCGGACGGAACGGTCAGCCCCTGGAGTTTTTCAGGAACCCACCCAGGCGAAACGGAACGCAGGATAGTACCCGCAAGGTTCGTGGTGGGCGATGGCGAAGGTCTGGTGATTGCGGTGTTGGCCGGATGCGGTATCGCGCAGTTGCCTTCATGGTTGATCAAACGTCAACTTGAAGAAGGGACCTTGGTTGAAGTGCTCCCCCATTTGGCAACCGATGGTCTGGCGATCAATTTGGTTTGGTTAAAAAGCCGTCAGGCGCTTCCCAAGGTCAGTGCGTTATTGGAGGTACTTGCAGCCAGTCTGGCCCCATCGGGTGGCAAACCGAGTAGTCCCGTGAATTCGTAA
- a CDS encoding MFS transporter, protein MLSTLKNYPTTVKMLLSASLILTLARAITLPYLVIYLSGSFSLSVADIGLVIGSTLIIGSLLSLYGGFLVDRMSSYRLILSFSGVFTLGFLGTFLARDLWLFYSCLVLINLAYAVIDIAVKSGFGNVLPVTDRSEVFSIKYMLTNIGYAVGPFLGAGMAKLDMSLPFLLSAGLGAGFFFIYFVWGDRDLATVNAAQKPAPFLAVGKRLLQDYRLVCFTLGGLLSAVVFGQFTAYLSQYLVVTTTPESTYQIISTVVATNALMVISLQYSIGRKISHRHLNLWLAAGLGMFMVGLAGFALSTSVLLWVISMTIFTVGEIIVFPAEYMFIDKIAPDNLRGMYYGAQNLSNLGAALGPVLCGVVLATQPPHYIFYMLAIFIVAGGFFYFLGASNLGNTTGKEAD, encoded by the coding sequence ATGCTGAGCACGCTGAAAAACTATCCGACAACGGTAAAAATGCTGCTGTCGGCATCGCTGATATTGACGCTGGCGCGAGCAATTACCCTGCCTTATCTGGTCATCTACCTTTCCGGTAGTTTCAGCTTGAGCGTCGCCGATATCGGTCTGGTCATTGGCAGCACACTGATCATCGGCTCGCTATTGAGTCTTTACGGTGGCTTTCTGGTCGACAGGATGTCTAGTTACCGGCTAATTCTGAGCTTCAGCGGTGTGTTCACGCTGGGTTTTCTCGGGACGTTTCTTGCGCGCGATCTTTGGCTGTTCTATAGCTGCCTGGTGTTGATCAACCTGGCTTATGCTGTCATTGATATCGCGGTCAAATCAGGATTCGGAAACGTGCTGCCCGTCACTGATCGCAGCGAAGTGTTCTCGATCAAATACATGCTGACCAATATCGGGTATGCCGTCGGCCCGTTTCTTGGGGCCGGGATGGCCAAGCTGGATATGAGCTTGCCATTCCTGTTGTCCGCCGGGCTTGGCGCAGGGTTCTTCTTCATCTATTTCGTATGGGGCGATAGAGACCTGGCTACCGTCAATGCTGCTCAGAAACCCGCTCCGTTTCTGGCAGTGGGGAAACGGCTGCTCCAGGATTATCGGTTAGTGTGTTTCACCCTTGGCGGGCTGCTCAGCGCCGTGGTATTTGGCCAGTTTACGGCTTACCTCTCGCAGTATCTGGTGGTCACGACCACGCCTGAATCCACCTACCAGATCATCAGTACCGTGGTGGCGACGAATGCACTGATGGTGATCAGCTTGCAGTACTCCATAGGCAGGAAGATCTCCCACAGACACCTGAATCTATGGCTGGCGGCGGGCCTTGGCATGTTCATGGTGGGGTTGGCGGGTTTTGCCCTGTCGACCTCTGTTCTGCTCTGGGTGATTTCCATGACCATTTTCACTGTCGGCGAGATCATCGTATTCCCCGCCGAATACATGTTCATCGACAAAATCGCTCCAGACAACCTGCGTGGCATGTATTACGGAGCGCAAAACCTGTCTAACCTCGGTGCGGCGCTGGGTCCGGTGCTGTGCGGAGTCGTACTGGCGACCCAGCCTCCCCACTACATCTTTTACATGCTCGCCATCTTCATTGTTGCAGGTGGATTTTTTTACTTTCTGGGCGCTTCCAATTTGGGCAATACAACGGGTAAGGAGGCTGATTGA
- a CDS encoding LysR family transcriptional regulator, whose protein sequence is MLDLRRLRYFLTVAEELHFGRAALRLHLAQPPLTRQISVLEVELGFRLFDRTSRSVSLTPRGRQFLPYARAALEQVDLAEVIAKKLATGLAGQLTLGYASSIALSEVFSQAIQAFAQRFPEVQLTLVEGPSGSQWAQIVDGRLDIGMSRMKLPHGQTEVQSLSLDEEPLVAALSCNNPLASQSDVTLAQLSAHPLILFPTGYGSGLNETIEQLFKRNGLDLQRGPAGRQITSIIALVAANQGVALVPRCTQALAKTGVIYRPLAHSDACAPLWVLTRAQERSALVEAFLRVLDELLQDRASLAVARQQ, encoded by the coding sequence ATGCTTGATCTACGCAGGTTACGTTACTTTTTGACCGTCGCCGAAGAGCTGCACTTTGGTCGTGCAGCGCTGCGCCTGCACCTCGCCCAACCGCCCCTGACCCGACAGATTTCGGTACTGGAGGTCGAGCTGGGATTTCGCCTCTTCGACCGCACCAGCCGTTCGGTGTCGCTCACCCCTCGGGGGCGCCAATTCCTGCCTTACGCCCGCGCGGCCCTTGAGCAGGTTGACCTTGCCGAGGTCATCGCGAAAAAACTGGCAACGGGTCTGGCCGGTCAACTGACCTTGGGTTACGCCAGTTCGATTGCCCTGTCGGAGGTGTTCAGTCAGGCCATTCAGGCTTTTGCCCAGCGCTTTCCAGAGGTCCAGCTGACGCTGGTGGAAGGACCTTCAGGTAGCCAGTGGGCGCAGATTGTCGATGGCCGCCTCGATATCGGCATGAGCCGGATGAAGCTGCCTCACGGGCAGACCGAGGTTCAGTCGCTGTCGCTGGACGAAGAGCCACTGGTGGCCGCCCTCTCCTGCAACAATCCGCTGGCCAGCCAGAGCGATGTAACCCTGGCGCAGCTCAGTGCGCACCCGCTGATCCTGTTTCCGACCGGATACGGCTCGGGGCTCAACGAGACCATCGAACAGTTGTTCAAACGTAATGGCCTGGACCTTCAACGCGGCCCGGCCGGGCGGCAGATCACCTCGATCATCGCCCTTGTGGCCGCCAATCAGGGTGTTGCGCTGGTGCCCCGCTGCACCCAGGCCCTGGCGAAAACCGGTGTGATCTACCGGCCGCTGGCCCACTCCGACGCCTGCGCGCCTCTGTGGGTACTGACGCGAGCGCAAGAACGTAGTGCGCTGGTTGAGGCGTTTTTGAGAGTGCTTGATGAGCTTTTACAGGACCGAGCGTCATTGGCGGTCGCTCGACAGCAATGA
- a CDS encoding MFS transporter translates to MTDLNNEISLHASPPADASVRRRSLVAACGAHAVHDGLTDLIYVLLPIWQVQFGMSYAQIGLLRGAYSGMMAGFQLLASRAAQRWGRARMLVGGTALAGVAYLFAGQAGGLSVLLLALMLGGLGASTQHPLASSMVSDTFEAGGGVKEALSHYNFAGDLGKMLIPALVGVLLTVVSWRVGVTLMGVLGLVAAGVLWWLIPARRAPASRLEKSPRTPTGSDSVSGLRALLLTGVLDSAIRMGFLTFLPFLLTNKGAGPASIGLALALLFVGGAFGKLLCGYLGVRIGMMKTVWLTESTTALLIVLAVELPLTGMMVMLPLLGLVLNGTSSVLYGAVPDLTSVHKREHAFALFYTGTIGGGALAPVLFGRLGDVTGIPYAVMTLAAILLLTLPLSWCVQKGLDRSPC, encoded by the coding sequence ATGACCGACCTGAACAATGAAATCTCCTTGCACGCATCGCCACCGGCCGATGCCTCCGTGCGTCGTCGATCTCTGGTAGCCGCTTGCGGTGCGCACGCCGTGCATGATGGTTTGACTGACCTCATTTATGTGCTGCTGCCGATCTGGCAGGTGCAGTTTGGCATGAGCTACGCGCAGATCGGGCTGTTACGCGGAGCCTATTCCGGGATGATGGCCGGCTTCCAGCTGTTGGCGAGTCGTGCAGCCCAACGGTGGGGGCGAGCGCGCATGCTGGTCGGCGGAACGGCCCTGGCCGGCGTGGCCTATTTGTTCGCTGGTCAGGCCGGCGGGTTGTCGGTGCTGTTGCTGGCGCTGATGTTGGGCGGTTTGGGCGCGAGCACACAACACCCGTTGGCGTCCTCGATGGTCAGCGATACTTTTGAAGCGGGAGGAGGGGTCAAGGAGGCATTGTCGCATTACAACTTTGCCGGCGACCTCGGCAAGATGCTGATACCGGCATTGGTCGGGGTGCTGCTGACGGTCGTCAGTTGGCGCGTCGGCGTCACGCTGATGGGCGTGCTTGGCCTGGTCGCTGCGGGTGTGCTGTGGTGGTTGATACCGGCACGCAGAGCGCCGGCCTCCCGGTTGGAAAAATCCCCCAGGACGCCAACCGGAAGCGACTCCGTCAGTGGCCTGCGTGCGCTGCTCCTGACTGGCGTGCTGGACAGTGCCATACGGATGGGGTTTCTCACCTTCTTGCCATTCTTGTTGACGAACAAAGGCGCCGGGCCGGCGAGCATTGGCCTGGCGTTGGCGCTGTTGTTTGTGGGCGGTGCATTCGGCAAGTTGCTGTGTGGTTATCTGGGCGTGCGAATCGGCATGATGAAAACGGTGTGGTTGACGGAGTCCACGACTGCGTTGTTGATCGTGCTGGCCGTGGAGTTGCCGCTGACCGGCATGATGGTGATGTTGCCGTTGTTGGGGCTGGTGTTGAACGGGACATCGTCCGTGCTGTATGGCGCTGTACCGGATTTAACGAGTGTGCACAAACGCGAGCATGCTTTCGCACTGTTCTACACAGGCACCATCGGTGGCGGGGCACTGGCGCCGGTATTGTTTGGTCGCCTGGGGGATGTGACAGGCATCCCTTATGCCGTGATGACGCTGGCGGCGATCCTGTTGCTGACGTTGCCATTGTCCTGGTGTGTGCAGAAGGGCCTGGACCGAAGTCCGTGTTGA
- a CDS encoding AbrB family transcriptional regulator translates to MKTLLCLLIATGVGTALQYAGIPHGLLLGSILATAVIVSNLRFSPTLRFGLGYVQIVLGIATGLMFESWDSQTVVAMLPSLGFLLLCLTAQIAVAGLWLFKVSGWNPKDSLLAVYPGALAAVFDLLESERASSKVIVVHLVRLLSITLLVSLCIPGHANVAPVESNPLTMGILLTLLSLIVLCILLGRVLLTVGVPAPFMLTAIVATGVYIKMGFLQAFHMPQWSVDGAAVILGVLIGSKFKDISLSELVRHGRAGLMAVALMLLIAAAFAGVAGRVLGHDPLSLWMAYMPGAIETIAIVAFSGGLNVVFILSHHLVRMVVLHFAPAFIIQARRWRENVE, encoded by the coding sequence ATGAAAACCTTATTGTGTTTACTGATCGCCACCGGCGTCGGCACTGCGCTGCAGTATGCCGGTATCCCTCATGGTCTATTGCTTGGCTCGATACTCGCAACTGCGGTGATTGTCAGCAACTTGCGTTTTTCTCCCACGCTGCGCTTCGGCCTTGGCTACGTGCAAATCGTTTTGGGGATCGCTACAGGCCTGATGTTCGAGTCGTGGGACAGCCAGACAGTGGTCGCCATGTTACCCAGCCTGGGCTTCCTGCTGCTGTGCCTGACCGCCCAGATTGCCGTGGCCGGTTTATGGCTGTTCAAGGTCTCGGGCTGGAACCCAAAGGATTCCCTGCTGGCTGTCTACCCGGGTGCCCTCGCGGCGGTGTTCGATTTGCTGGAGTCCGAGCGTGCGTCCAGCAAGGTGATTGTCGTGCACCTGGTTCGACTGCTGTCGATCACCTTGTTGGTCAGCCTGTGCATTCCCGGGCATGCCAATGTTGCTCCTGTCGAGAGCAACCCGCTGACCATGGGCATATTGCTGACACTGCTGTCGCTGATCGTCTTGTGCATTTTGCTCGGTCGCGTGCTGTTGACCGTCGGCGTTCCAGCGCCGTTCATGCTCACCGCCATTGTTGCCACTGGCGTCTACATCAAGATGGGGTTTCTCCAGGCGTTCCACATGCCGCAGTGGAGTGTCGATGGCGCTGCGGTCATCCTCGGCGTGCTGATTGGCTCGAAATTCAAGGACATTTCCCTCTCGGAGCTTGTTCGCCACGGACGCGCCGGGCTGATGGCCGTAGCCTTGATGCTGCTGATCGCAGCAGCGTTTGCCGGGGTGGCCGGGCGAGTCCTCGGTCACGATCCCTTGTCGTTGTGGATGGCGTACATGCCTGGCGCCATCGAGACGATTGCGATCGTCGCGTTCAGTGGTGGGCTGAACGTGGTGTTCATCCTGTCCCATCATCTGGTGCGGATGGTCGTGCTGCACTTTGCGCCAGCGTTCATCATTCAGGCGCGTCGGTGGCGCGAAAACGTCGAGTAA
- a CDS encoding RNA ligase family protein has protein sequence MTLDPHLYAQLQNLYKYPRTPHLESSRLQLGDMDNDQARYQSLIGKYIVVEEKVDGANAGISFSSAGELLLQSRGHYLVGGSRERQFSMLKLWAKVHERWLLDRLEDRYVMFGETMSKVHSVYYDALPHIFLEFDILDRKRGVFLSTQARRTMLEGGPVLSVPVLYEGIAPQSLAGLLKLVGHSKARTTNWRESFAAAVLREELDLKMAWKNLDESDLMEGLYLKTESAGETTGRLKWVRHDFVQSIQDAGVHHLQQPYIPNRLADGVDLYSPQLAVTWEEINKGDR, from the coding sequence ATGACACTCGATCCGCACCTCTACGCGCAACTGCAAAATCTATACAAATACCCTCGAACGCCGCACTTGGAATCGTCGCGCCTGCAACTCGGCGACATGGACAACGACCAGGCTCGATACCAATCACTGATCGGAAAATACATCGTTGTTGAAGAGAAGGTTGACGGTGCGAATGCCGGCATTTCCTTTTCATCGGCAGGCGAGTTGCTGCTCCAGTCGCGCGGTCATTACCTTGTCGGCGGCTCAAGAGAGCGACAGTTCTCAATGCTCAAGCTCTGGGCGAAGGTGCATGAGCGATGGCTGCTGGATAGGCTCGAGGATCGCTATGTGATGTTCGGCGAGACCATGTCGAAGGTACATTCGGTGTATTACGACGCGCTGCCTCACATCTTCCTGGAGTTCGACATCCTCGATCGCAAGCGAGGAGTGTTCCTGTCGACTCAGGCGCGCAGGACAATGCTCGAAGGCGGCCCCGTGCTATCGGTCCCCGTACTTTATGAGGGTATTGCCCCGCAGTCACTGGCAGGTCTGCTCAAGCTGGTTGGCCACTCGAAAGCCCGAACCACCAACTGGCGCGAGTCCTTCGCTGCGGCCGTCCTGCGGGAAGAACTCGACCTGAAGATGGCGTGGAAGAACCTGGATGAATCAGACCTCATGGAAGGTCTGTACCTGAAGACTGAGAGCGCAGGAGAAACAACAGGCCGTTTGAAATGGGTCCGGCATGATTTCGTACAGTCAATACAAGACGCTGGCGTTCACCACCTTCAGCAACCCTACATCCCCAATCGGCTAGCTGACGGCGTGGACCTATATTCCCCGCAACTGGCCGTCACCTGGGAAGAGATCAACAAGGGAGATCGATGA
- a CDS encoding AAA family ATPase: MGFKQLSALVPKPGGETSWPELMEVIPAIKLLAGTPQEPEYHGEGNVLIHTKMVVEAMICSSPYIAATDEQRFVLFYACVLHDISKPSTTVIDPVTGRIGQPGHSARGAVDARLILWRAGVPFETRETICRIIRVHQLPFFALRGNRAGQSAEFIIHSLSWQLPIWMLCAVATADMAGRQYAGKQSILEDIEIFKLLAEDEGCLATPKTFVDAHTRLAYFQGANVLPDFPLYKERTGSQVIVMCGMPACGKNTWVEKHANNLPVVSFDDARTELGLAHGKDEGRVAGAALAKAKDLLRGERAFVWNATHLSTQMRKKTLDLLHAYHADVRLVYLEQTEKEIFLRNDQRDTSLTNKKITTMLYKWEVPTAIEAGTVEFFV; the protein is encoded by the coding sequence ATGGGCTTTAAACAGCTTTCGGCTTTAGTGCCGAAGCCCGGGGGCGAAACGTCTTGGCCGGAGCTGATGGAAGTGATTCCTGCAATCAAGCTATTGGCCGGCACACCTCAAGAGCCTGAGTACCATGGAGAAGGCAACGTGCTGATCCATACCAAAATGGTAGTGGAGGCTATGATTTGCAGCAGCCCTTATATAGCCGCAACGGATGAGCAACGGTTCGTCCTGTTTTACGCATGCGTACTGCACGATATCTCGAAGCCGTCTACGACGGTGATAGATCCTGTAACAGGGCGGATTGGTCAGCCTGGCCATTCAGCGCGGGGAGCGGTCGATGCGCGATTGATTCTATGGCGAGCGGGTGTCCCTTTCGAGACTAGAGAAACCATTTGCAGGATCATCCGAGTGCACCAACTGCCATTTTTTGCTTTGAGAGGAAACCGGGCAGGGCAGTCTGCGGAATTCATAATCCACAGTCTGAGCTGGCAATTACCTATCTGGATGTTATGCGCAGTCGCGACAGCGGATATGGCGGGGCGTCAATACGCGGGCAAGCAGTCGATCCTTGAGGACATCGAGATCTTCAAGCTACTGGCCGAGGATGAAGGCTGCCTGGCAACACCAAAGACGTTTGTTGATGCCCACACACGGCTGGCCTATTTCCAGGGCGCCAATGTCCTGCCCGACTTTCCCCTGTACAAGGAGAGGACCGGCTCCCAGGTCATCGTCATGTGTGGAATGCCCGCATGCGGAAAGAACACGTGGGTTGAGAAGCACGCCAACAACCTTCCAGTAGTCTCCTTTGACGACGCCAGGACTGAGTTGGGCCTGGCGCACGGCAAGGATGAGGGCAGGGTGGCCGGAGCCGCCCTGGCGAAAGCGAAGGATCTTCTCAGGGGAGAAAGAGCATTCGTATGGAACGCAACGCACCTATCCACACAAATGAGAAAGAAGACACTGGACCTGCTGCACGCCTATCACGCGGACGTTCGCCTGGTGTACCTGGAGCAAACCGAGAAAGAGATCTTCCTGCGAAATGATCAGCGGGATACATCGCTGACCAACAAGAAGATCACCACGATGCTGTACAAATGGGAGGTCCCAACGGCAATCGAGGCCGGCACAGTCGAGTTCTTTGTATAA
- a CDS encoding PAAR domain-containing protein, with amino-acid sequence MKDAIRLGDSTSHGGVVLEAFSQTDLNGKPISGIGHKVSCPLCKGIFSIAEGSSTYTVGGIAVALDGMKTACGASLIASGPKGAVIS; translated from the coding sequence ATGAAAGATGCAATTCGACTTGGTGATTCCACTTCTCATGGTGGAGTGGTACTGGAAGCTTTCTCCCAAACCGACCTCAATGGCAAACCCATTTCCGGCATCGGCCACAAGGTCAGTTGCCCGCTATGCAAAGGCATTTTTTCCATTGCCGAGGGCAGCAGCACCTACACAGTGGGCGGAATTGCTGTCGCACTGGACGGTATGAAAACCGCCTGTGGTGCCAGTTTGATCGCCAGTGGTCCAAAGGGAGCAGTGATCAGTTGA
- a CDS encoding DUF416 family protein, whose product MKSNNVTQAIEVITGDERGMSHANILNLSQPALGQFCLLAAERLLPIYEKFAEKFGLPSAELLATHNSLFDLVIADGKVDVNLLSQRIDKLIPDTEDYSDPLADQAQCSAICTSYCIDYLRSHDPEMANYAMEKVIEAIDIYGYEGGETEEAVRQELDWQQKIVTIINKKELLSAEEIGQLRLSNRMHAIPSV is encoded by the coding sequence ATGAAAAGCAATAACGTGACACAGGCAATAGAAGTAATAACAGGAGATGAGAGAGGCATGAGTCATGCAAACATCCTTAATCTTTCACAACCTGCATTAGGCCAGTTTTGCCTGTTGGCAGCAGAGAGATTACTACCGATATATGAAAAGTTCGCCGAAAAATTCGGCCTTCCATCTGCCGAGCTACTAGCTACTCATAACTCGCTGTTTGATTTGGTAATTGCCGACGGCAAAGTAGATGTTAATCTTCTATCCCAAAGAATTGACAAGTTGATTCCTGACACCGAAGATTATAGTGATCCCCTTGCAGATCAAGCCCAGTGCTCTGCTATTTGCACATCCTACTGCATTGACTATCTTCGATCGCATGATCCAGAAATGGCCAATTATGCTATGGAAAAAGTTATTGAAGCCATAGACATTTATGGCTACGAGGGTGGAGAGACGGAAGAAGCTGTTCGACAGGAGTTAGACTGGCAACAAAAAATAGTAACCATAATAAACAAAAAAGAATTGCTTTCAGCCGAAGAGATAGGCCAGCTCAGGCTATCTAATAGGATGCATGCCATTCCTTCAGTTTGA
- a CDS encoding SMI1/KNR4 family protein — translation MTSLDKLLSSASSSLSEHEPEMLGQSRKLAGALADQLFGMLCQRNGFYALESALHVFPTHSSQHEIGISDWNENALWRSGYKGLADGCLFFAEDVFGGQFCIKDNKIYTFDPETGSLEYLADDIEGWVIALTSDYEVLTGYPLAHQWQKQNGQLPAGKRLLPKLPFVLGGEFVLDNLYLADAVEGMRLRADIASQIKDLPDGAQIAFNIDN, via the coding sequence ATGACCAGTTTGGATAAATTATTATCGAGCGCAAGTTCATCGTTGAGTGAGCATGAGCCGGAAATGTTAGGGCAGTCACGTAAATTGGCAGGAGCTTTAGCTGACCAACTTTTTGGAATGCTTTGTCAACGCAATGGTTTTTATGCTTTAGAAAGTGCTTTGCATGTATTTCCAACACACTCTAGCCAGCATGAGATTGGTATTAGTGATTGGAACGAGAATGCTCTGTGGCGCAGCGGCTACAAAGGCCTGGCCGATGGCTGCCTGTTTTTTGCTGAAGATGTTTTTGGTGGGCAGTTCTGTATTAAAGATAACAAGATCTATACCTTTGATCCAGAAACAGGCTCATTAGAGTACTTGGCTGATGATATTGAAGGCTGGGTTATAGCACTCACCAGTGACTATGAGGTGCTTACGGGGTATCCGTTAGCGCATCAATGGCAAAAGCAGAACGGCCAGCTTCCTGCTGGGAAACGTTTGTTGCCGAAGTTACCGTTCGTGCTGGGCGGCGAATTTGTGCTGGATAATTTGTACTTGGCTGATGCAGTGGAGGGAATGAGACTTAGGGCTGATATAGCTAGTCAAATTAAAGACCTGCCAGACGGCGCCCAGATCGCATTCAACATTGACAACTGA